A region of Hoplias malabaricus isolate fHopMal1 chromosome 12, fHopMal1.hap1, whole genome shotgun sequence DNA encodes the following proteins:
- the pofut2 gene encoding GDP-fucose protein O-fucosyltransferase 2 isoform X1 gives MAARPMGYGLFKVYEVLFYLALLCLFTRTALGSELGAFSAGKPTFSAVAATARDVRYLLYDVNPPEGFNLRRDVYIRMASLLKTLRKQGDWVLVLPPWGRLYHWQSPDVHQVRIPWAEFFSLTSLQANVPVVEYEEFIAESGGPFIDQVLVLQNYAEGWTEGKWEEKVDERPCIDRLMYTKDKQGYYRGWFWGYEETRALNVSCVSAQGHASILAPFLQENITATSVLLDRAETVLHDHYAGKDYWDTRRSMVFAKHLRIIGDQFRDQYLNSTDEKDHTLYNEDWTRMKAKLGSARGGPYLGVHLRRKDFIWGHREDVPSLKGAVKKIRSLMKKNKLEKVFVATDADEEEVAKLKKMLPEMLRYEPSREDLELLKDGGVAIIDQWICAHARYFIGTSVSTFSFRIHEEREILGFDPKTTYNRFCGDSEKECEQPTHWKIVY, from the exons ATGGCGGCGCGGCCGATGGGTTATGGTCTTTTTAAGGTTTatgaggttttattttatttggcgCTGCTCTGTTTGTTTACCCGCACCGCACTGGGATCAGAGCTTGGTGCCTTCAGCGCCGGAAAACCCACCTTCTCTGCGGTAGCGGCCACAGCTCGAGATGTTCG CTACCTTCTTTATGACGTGAACCCTCCTGAGGGCTTCAACCTGCGGAGAGATGTGTACATCCGCATGGCATCTCTGCTGAAGACCCTGAGGAAGCAGGGCGACTGGGTACTGGTTCTGCCTCCGTGGGGACGTCTGTATCACTGGCAGAGCCCTGACGTTCACCAGGTGCGGATCCCCTGGGCAGAGTTCTTCAGCCTGACTAGCCTGCAGGCCAATGTTCCTGTTGTAGAATATGAAGAGTTTATTGCAG AGTCTGGTGGGCCATTCATTGATCAGGTGCTGGTGCTGCAGAACTATGCTGAAGGTTGGACTGAGGGGAAATGGGAGGAAAAAGTGGATGAACGACCTTGCATTGACCGCCTCATGTACACAAAAGATAAACAAGGCTACTACAG AGGATGGTTCTGGGGTTACGAGGAGACTCGAGCTCTCAACGTGAGCTGCGTATCTGCTCAGGGCCATGCCTCCATATTAGCCCCTTTCCTGCAGGAAAACATCACAGCTAC GTCTGTGTTGTTGGACAGAGCTGAAACTGTCCTACATGATCATTACGCAGGAAAAGACTACTGGGAT ACTCGCCGCAGTATGGTGTTTGCCAAGCACCTGCGCATTATTGGGGACCAGTTCAGAGATCAGTATCTCAACTCCACTGATGAAAAAGATCACACCCTGTACAATGAGGACTGGACTCGTATGAAG GCAAAGTTGGGCAGTGCGAGGGGAGGTCCGTACCTGGGGGTCCACCTGCGCAGGAAGGACTTCATCTGGGGCCATCGAGAAGATGTACCCAGCCTAAAGGGGGCGGTTAAAAAGATTCGCAGTCTTATGAAGAAGAACAAGCTAGAGAAGGTGTTTGTTGCCACTGATGCTGATGAAGAAG AAGTGGCAAAGCTAAAGAAAATGTTGCCTGAGATGCTGCGGTACGAGCCCAGCCGAGAGGATCTGGAGCTTCTGAAAGATGGAGGTGTCGCCATCATTGATCAGTGGATTTGCGCTCATGCCAG GTATTTTATTGGGACATCAGTTTCAACCTTCTCCTTCCGGATCCACGAGGAAAGGGAGATCTTGGGCTTTGACCCTAAAACCACATATAACCGTTTCTGTGGGGACTCAGAGAAAGAATGCGAACAGCCAACACACTGGAAAATAGTGTACTGA
- the pofut2 gene encoding GDP-fucose protein O-fucosyltransferase 2 isoform X2: MASLLKTLRKQGDWVLVLPPWGRLYHWQSPDVHQVRIPWAEFFSLTSLQANVPVVEYEEFIAESGGPFIDQVLVLQNYAEGWTEGKWEEKVDERPCIDRLMYTKDKQGYYRGWFWGYEETRALNVSCVSAQGHASILAPFLQENITATSVLLDRAETVLHDHYAGKDYWDTRRSMVFAKHLRIIGDQFRDQYLNSTDEKDHTLYNEDWTRMKAKLGSARGGPYLGVHLRRKDFIWGHREDVPSLKGAVKKIRSLMKKNKLEKVFVATDADEEEVAKLKKMLPEMLRYEPSREDLELLKDGGVAIIDQWICAHARYFIGTSVSTFSFRIHEEREILGFDPKTTYNRFCGDSEKECEQPTHWKIVY; this comes from the exons ATGGCATCTCTGCTGAAGACCCTGAGGAAGCAGGGCGACTGGGTACTGGTTCTGCCTCCGTGGGGACGTCTGTATCACTGGCAGAGCCCTGACGTTCACCAGGTGCGGATCCCCTGGGCAGAGTTCTTCAGCCTGACTAGCCTGCAGGCCAATGTTCCTGTTGTAGAATATGAAGAGTTTATTGCAG AGTCTGGTGGGCCATTCATTGATCAGGTGCTGGTGCTGCAGAACTATGCTGAAGGTTGGACTGAGGGGAAATGGGAGGAAAAAGTGGATGAACGACCTTGCATTGACCGCCTCATGTACACAAAAGATAAACAAGGCTACTACAG AGGATGGTTCTGGGGTTACGAGGAGACTCGAGCTCTCAACGTGAGCTGCGTATCTGCTCAGGGCCATGCCTCCATATTAGCCCCTTTCCTGCAGGAAAACATCACAGCTAC GTCTGTGTTGTTGGACAGAGCTGAAACTGTCCTACATGATCATTACGCAGGAAAAGACTACTGGGAT ACTCGCCGCAGTATGGTGTTTGCCAAGCACCTGCGCATTATTGGGGACCAGTTCAGAGATCAGTATCTCAACTCCACTGATGAAAAAGATCACACCCTGTACAATGAGGACTGGACTCGTATGAAG GCAAAGTTGGGCAGTGCGAGGGGAGGTCCGTACCTGGGGGTCCACCTGCGCAGGAAGGACTTCATCTGGGGCCATCGAGAAGATGTACCCAGCCTAAAGGGGGCGGTTAAAAAGATTCGCAGTCTTATGAAGAAGAACAAGCTAGAGAAGGTGTTTGTTGCCACTGATGCTGATGAAGAAG AAGTGGCAAAGCTAAAGAAAATGTTGCCTGAGATGCTGCGGTACGAGCCCAGCCGAGAGGATCTGGAGCTTCTGAAAGATGGAGGTGTCGCCATCATTGATCAGTGGATTTGCGCTCATGCCAG GTATTTTATTGGGACATCAGTTTCAACCTTCTCCTTCCGGATCCACGAGGAAAGGGAGATCTTGGGCTTTGACCCTAAAACCACATATAACCGTTTCTGTGGGGACTCAGAGAAAGAATGCGAACAGCCAACACACTGGAAAATAGTGTACTGA